Sequence from the Maribellus comscasis genome:
AATCGCCAAAAAGTAAGAACATACCTCCCCCAGACAGGATATCTTTGTAATAAAGTAAATCAACCTACCTTCCTTTGGATGCAGAGAATATGTATTAAATAAATACCTGAATTTATTCCGCCGGCAATTTCTAATCCTTTTTTTCCAGTTCTCCAAGTCTTCTTTCAATGTCCTTTTGAATATTCTTCAGAGACTCTGCCTGCGATTTAAGCATTTTTACTTCTTCTTCCCTGCCCGGAATCCGATGATGTAACATACTAAAGTCTGGAAATGGCCAATTCCAAAGGTTTCTTCGTCCTAAACCGCGACCTCCTGCTCCTCTGCCAAAACCAAAGCCTCTTCCCCCTCTTCTTCCTGATCTGCCAAAACCATTTTCAAAACCGGGGATATCATTTCCCGAACAAAATCCAAATCCTCTTCCGGTCATGGAACCTTGCCCCATTGGACCGGTACGATCTCCTGATGGCATAATTTTAAATTTAGAAATTCAACAATTCATTATTTTTCGGGCTCTTTGTCCGTGTCCGATTATCTCATACAAATATAACAATTAAAAGAACTAATGTTTAATACAATTTATGATTTATATGAATTCTACAACCCGAGCTGCAATAAAATAAAACCAACAAGCAACCCAACAACCATATTGATTATTTTAACTTTTACAAAATCTTTTCCCGATTCGGCAAGCAGGGGTAACATTCCATGCCCGTCCTGTACTATAGAATTGGCAATAAGTATACTAAAAGGCAAAAGATTTTGTGAAAAAAGTGTAGCAAATAATAGATGCGGACCTGATTCAGGGATTAAACCAACCAGTACAGCTATAAATAAAATCCAGTGAGGATTATCTTTAACCAGATCGCTCAATTCCAGATTTGATTGCACGAAATACAATACAACAAAGGCACCCCATGTCCAAAGGAAAATTCGGATCAGATGTTTTTTAATAATATGATTGTACAGATGCTCTTTTAGAAAATGTTCCGGGGTTGTTATAAACACGAATAATAGGAATAGCCCTCCGGAGAGGAATATAATTTTCTTCCAGTCCCAGTTATTTGGGCCAATAATACCAGTAGCCAAAAGAATAATAAGAATTGCCGAAAATAAAAGCAAAACGGTTCTTTCAAAGGAAATATTTTTTAGCTGGGGAATAATGTCTTTTTTTACAAAACACTTGCACTTCTCATGTTCATGTATAACAAATCCGTGTGTCCCCGCTGGTTCATTTTTCTTTGCAAATAAGTTTACTATAAACCCTGTTAAAATGGCTATCCCCAATAATACGAATTGAAGTAAAACTGCTTTCTCAGGAAATAGTGCAAACATTACAAATGCTTCATCTCCTGAGGTTGCAATCATGGCAGCTACCAATCCGGCTACTCCCATCATTCGATGGCTGTATAACGAAACAACAGTAAAGGCACCTAAACAGCCAGGTGTAATTCCAAGAATTGCAGCAACAATAATTTGCAATATAGGTGACCGCTGTAATTTATTCGCCCAAAGATTCTTGCTTTGGACATTAATATAATCGATAACAACCATCATGAAAAGCACAAATGCCGTTATTATTAATGCTTGTTTTAGCGTGGGAACAAAAACTTCAATCATGATTCCAAATCTAAATACTATTTATTTTATATTGAACAAAAGTTTATTTAAATTTGTTTATTAAAAACAAAAAAATGCTTTTGCATGTTGCGATAACGATTCAGTCTTCGAAGGAAATCGAGAATTTCTACAAAAAAATATTACTCTTTACTGTTCAAAGAAAGTTCTCGCTAAATAAGGAAACATCACAAAAAATTTTTAATACAGAAGAAGTTGTTGATGTATATTTAATGGAACATCAATCTGTACATTTCGAAATTTTTGTAAGCCGCAAAAAGGAAAAGAAACTATTCTCCCATGTTTGTTTGGCATACAGACAAACAAATACAATCTATGAAAAGGCGATTAAGCTAGGGTATGAAACACAGATAAAA
This genomic interval carries:
- a CDS encoding DUF5320 domain-containing protein produces the protein MPSGDRTGPMGQGSMTGRGFGFCSGNDIPGFENGFGRSGRRGGRGFGFGRGAGGRGLGRRNLWNWPFPDFSMLHHRIPGREEEVKMLKSQAESLKNIQKDIERRLGELEKKD
- a CDS encoding putative manganese transporter, which produces MIEVFVPTLKQALIITAFVLFMMVVIDYINVQSKNLWANKLQRSPILQIIVAAILGITPGCLGAFTVVSLYSHRMMGVAGLVAAMIATSGDEAFVMFALFPEKAVLLQFVLLGIAILTGFIVNLFAKKNEPAGTHGFVIHEHEKCKCFVKKDIIPQLKNISFERTVLLLFSAILIILLATGIIGPNNWDWKKIIFLSGGLFLLFVFITTPEHFLKEHLYNHIIKKHLIRIFLWTWGAFVVLYFVQSNLELSDLVKDNPHWILFIAVLVGLIPESGPHLLFATLFSQNLLPFSILIANSIVQDGHGMLPLLAESGKDFVKVKIINMVVGLLVGFILLQLGL